The bacterium region AAGCAGCGGACGCTTTCTGTCTGATGAAGTGGCGGCATGGCCGGAAGCCCACCTTGATTCCCTGACTCAAGCCGGGATTCTCGTGCCAGGGCCAATGGCTGAGTCTGTCACGTGCGATGGCTGCGAGAAGGGCTGTCAGGAAGATGTCGAAGTCGTGGATCGGGCGAACGGCTCGCCGGAAGCCTACGTCGTCTGCCACGAGCGAGGATGGGGCAGAATCAGGGCTGATCTGCGCAGGCTTGCGACGTGGGTTGTCAGCGGCCAGGGGCTTGCTCGATGGCTTGCCAGTCAGATTGACGCATCGCCCGGTCTTGAGGAGTGCATAGCTGGTCGGCTATGGTGGTTGGGCCGGTTGTCTTCTTGCGAGAACCGCGAGGCGTTTCTCGCCGTCGGGTCAGCACGTTCGGATGCTCAGTCTCTCTTCCCCAGTTGCCTTCGCCTTCAGGAGGCCCAGGCTCCGCTCGTCTTCGTTCCCGCCATTGCACCAAGCCCCTTCCCGTTCGGAAGGCAACCGCGAGTCATCCTCCTGCTGGGCGCAGTGCGTTCCGGCGATGGGAGGTTCATCCTTGATGACCTGCAGCTCACGGTGAGCCGGGCCGGGGCAGACAAGCCCGACGCCATCCTTCTGATTGACGGCCCGGACGTGACCTTCTATGGACAGCCGGTGAAACTTGAACCACGCGACCGAGAGCTGCTTCGCGTCCTTGCCCTGAACGTCGGACAGTGGCTCTCCGATCCATACCTTCGCAAGAAGGCGTGGGCGGCATACCAATGCAAAGATGAAGGTGCCGTGAAAGGCTCCATCTATCGCGCTCGTAACGCGCTAGAGAGGGCCGCCGAGTCTGCCACCATCATGCTTCCCATGCCGGCAAGGGCACTGTTCCGCAATGAGCCTAGGGCTCTGGGCCGCCCGCGCAAGTACATGCTCGCCCTCGATGAGTCGCAGGTCAGAGCCTCCAAGCTGTAACCATCCCCACTGCTCTCGCCTCAGCACCAAACCAGCACCAGAGCAAGACCGCTTCGCCACCGGCGCTTGGCTATAGTCGTGTGTACCGACGCACACACGCATGTAGCTGCCGGAGGTCGTGCATGGAAACGCAACTCAAGGCCATCGGTGAGGTATGCCGGCTCCTCGGCGTCTGCCGCTCGACACTCTGGGACTGGGAGCGCAGAGGCATCGTGACCCCCTACCGCGACTACCGGGGGCATCGCTTCTATGACGACCAGCAGATTGACGCCTTGCGCCAGCGTCTACAGCCTCAGCGGGCGGAGGCCTGACCGTGGCTCAGGGCCTCTCCCCCGAGGTGGTGGCCGATACCCGGCGCTTCTGGCAGGAGCGCACGGGCGAGGCCGTCAGCGAGGAGGACGCCCGCGAGATCATCCGCAACCTCGCCGGCTTCTTTGATCTGCTGCATGAGTGGGACCAGGCCGCTCAAGGCAAGCCGGAGCCGGGCGAGTTGGGCATGGAGCGTGGGGAGCACATAGCGAAGGACACGGTGGCATGACGATGGCGGTGACTGCGGTTGGCTCAACCGATGCTCTAGCCGTCCTCCTGACGAGCATCCCCGAGGCCCTCAAGCAACGCCGGGCGTGGGTATGTTGGCGGTACGAGACGCGCGGCGGCAAACAGACAAAGGTGCCCTACATCGCTCAACCGGGGCCGCTGCGCAAGGCCAGGTCGAACACCCCCGACACCTGGCGGCCCTTCACGGAGGCCGTCCGGCAGGCCCCCCGCTTCGACGGTATCGGCGTTATGCTCAGCGATGACCTGGCAGGTGCCGACCTCGATAACTCACTCGACGACGGCGGCAAGCTGAAGCCCTGGGCAGAAGAGATCGTCCGCGAACTCGACAGCTACACCGAGACCTCGCCCTCCGGCAAGGGCGTCAAGGTCTTCTTCTTCGGCGAAGTTCCTCCGGGCGGGAACCGGAAGAAGCTACTCGACGGGGAGCTTGAGTCGTACTCAAGAGGGCGGTTCTTCACCGTCACAGGCAACCACTTCGCCGGCACACCTCCGACCGTCGAGGAACGGCAGGCCCAACTCGAAGCCTTGCACCGGCGTGTGTTCGGCAGCAAGAGCACGCGCCAGGCGGCCGCCCCGGCGTCTGGCATTGCCGACGTGTCTGACGAGGAACTGCTTGCCAAGGCAAGACAAGCCCGGAATGGCGATGAGTTCGCCCGCCTGTGGGACGGCGGCTATCCCGATGACGACAGTGCGGGCGATCTCGCCCTGTGCTGTCACTTGGCCTTCTGGACCGGCGGCGATCCCTTGCGCATTGACCGGCTCGTCCGGCAGTCGGGACGCATGAGGGACAAGTGGGAGCGAGAGGACTACCGCGAACGGACCATTGCGAAGGCCCGTGAGAGCACAACCCAGTTCTACACGCCACGCGGAGGCATTTCAGGCGGGAGCCAACAGGCCCGAACGTCAACGGGGAGCGAACGCGATCTCCTGCGGTTCCATGCGACCGACGCGGGCAACGGTGAACTCTTCGCCTCCCTGTTCGGGGATCGTCTGCGCTTCGACTGGAAACGCGAACGCTGGCTCAAGTGGGGAACGCACCTGTGGGAGGACGCGGCGGGTGATGAGCTGATCCGTTTCGCCAAGGAAGCCGCCCGTGCCCGATACGAAGCAGCGTCGGCGGCTGATAGCGATGCTCAACGCAAGTGGGCCTTTGGCAGCGAGTCGAAGAGCCGGATCGAGGCGGCCCTGCACCTGGCGCGATCCGAGCCGCCCATTGCAGACGCCGGCGAGGCGTGGGATCGTCAGCCGATGCTCCTGGGCTGTCCGAACGGTGTGATCGAACTCGGCACCGGCGCGTTCCGCCGTGGGAGCCGTGAGGACTACCTGACGCAGAGCGTCTCCGTGCCCTACACCGGGGGAGCCGAGTGCCCACGGTGGCGGCAGTTCGTCCGTGAAGTCTTCGACGACGATGGGGACCTCGTTCGGTTCGTCTGGCGAGCGGTCGGCTACTCGCTCACCGGCAGCACCAAGGAGCAGTGCTTCTTCCTGCTGCACGGCAAGGGCGCGAATGGCAAGAGCGTCTTCCTGAGCATCTTGCGCTATGTCCTCGGCGACTACGCCCACAACGCCAGCTTCCAGTTGTTCGACTACGCCTCCCGCAATGACCACACGCAGAGCCTCGCGCTTCTGGAACTCAGACGCTTCGTGACAGCCAGCGAAGCCGCCGAGAACGCCAGGCTGAACGAGGACCGCCTCAAGGCCCTGGCAGGCAGCGATCCAATCACTGCCCGCCTCATGCGGGAGAACGACCGCACCTTCGAGAACATGGCGAAGGTGTGGCTCGGCGTGAACCACAGGCCGAGGGTACTGGACGAGACCGACGGCTTCTGGCGCAAGGCCCGGCTGATCCCCTTCAACAGGCAGTTCCTCGGTGACGACGCAGACCGCAATCTCAGCGACAAGCTCAAGGCGGAGGCAGCCGGCATATTGCGATGGGCGGTGCAAGGCGCAACGGAATGGGCCAGAGAGGGCCTGACCCCGCCGGCGACGGTGCTGGCCGCGAGCACGGCCTGGCGCGAAGAGGCCGATCCTCTCGGCGAGTTCCTGGCCTCGTGCTGCGCAGTGGAGCCGACATGCCAGGCCAGCGCGGGCGATCTCTACCGCGAATACAGCGAGTGGTGCGACGAACTCAGGGCGAACGAACGGGAGCGCCTCAGTAGTACGGCATTCGGCAGACGCATGGCCGACAGGTTCTCGAAGCAGCGCGTAACCAAAGCGGGCAGGAAGATGACGGTGTATTCCGGCGTGGGCCTACAAGCGCCGCCGCAGACGGACACAGTTGACACGGTTGGTGGGTGATTTCTGACATGAACCAGCCATCGCTGCTTACGTGGGGCCATGGCGAAAGACTATGCCCAACTATGTCAACTGTGTCCAGTGTGAGGCATCGGGCGAGAACGAGCATGATTCACGAACGAGCGCAAGGTACTTCCTTCCCACGATCCGCTATCCCCCTCACCTCCACCACGCCTCCTTGCTTCCTCCTTGGTATCGGCGCGCGCACACGCCCGCGCGCGAGGAGAGTCAAAGCAGTGCAACACTCTGGCTGCAGATTGGCCGCGACACGCATACGCGAGGCTGGTCTGCCGCCAGTCACTTCCCGAGCATGGCATTGCGCAAACGGCAACGACTGGAGAGAACGACATGGCAACTGCCCGACATCTGCAGCCCCAACCCGTCGAGACGACCGATTGCCCTACGGCAAGCCAGGGCGAAGCCGAACTCGCAGCAGATACCGTCATGCCGAGCGGCAGACGGCTCTACACCGGGGCCTCGCGCCGGCTCAGCCTCGTGAGGCAGTATTGCCTCAGGTGTGCCGGCGGCACGAGCAAGCTGGTGGCCGAGTGTCCCGGCGAGTTCGCGCACGCCGGCTGGTGCCCGCTGTGGCCGTGGCGCTTCGGTGTCAGCCCGGCCACGGCAATCAGACATGGCAAGCTGCCGGAGCGAACTCCGTTCGGGAGTAGCCTGGCGAAAGCCATCCGCGAGCATTGCCTGCAGTGTTGCGCCGGTAGTGCCCAGGAAGTCAGGATGTGCCCATCAACCGACTGCAAACTGTGGGAGTGGCGCTTCGGGGTGCGCCCTGAGACCGCCCGGCGGCGAGGCAAGCCGGTCGCGCGAGTGACCAGCGAAGCGGGGCAAACGCAGAAAGGTAACACAACGCATGGGATGGGAAAGGCGTAAGCGAGGCGGGCGCTACTACACCCGAAGCCGCAGGGCCAACGGCCGGGTCGTGCGCGAGTACATTGGCGCCGGTGAGGTCGCGAAAGCAGCCGCGACACTGGACGCCGTAGATCGCCTGGAGCGTCTGCAGAAGGCAGAGGTACTTCGTCAGGACAGCCGGCGCCTCGATGGGGCAGAGCGGGCGGTTGACGCACTATGCGAAGTCGGCGAGCGGGCGGCGCGAGCGGCGCTGACGGCAGCCGGGTATCGCCAGCACAAACGCGGCGAGTGGCGGCGCACTCGCACCCGACGGGTCACGAACGAACCACCAAACGGAGAACAGGCCAATGCCTACGCCCAAGAAGGGAACCAAGGGAGCCGCATCCTCGAAGACTGAGAAGGAGTTCGCGGCGTTGGCGAAGCGGGCCGCGCAAGGTGACGAGTCAGCCATGCCCGCGATCCGGGAGGCCATGCGGGGTCTCTGGGACCAGGTGGGTGACGTTGCGAAGCAGACATTACGCACAGTATTGGAGAAATACTACGGTCAGGACTTGGTCTTCCGGGAGGGTGTTGAACGACGCCTCAAGTCCATGACCGCCGAACTCGCCGGTGCAGACCCCTCCCCGTTGGAACTCTTGCTGGCGGATCGCATTGCGGTGTGCTGGCTGCACATGCAGTACGCCGAGGCGATCTACGCGCAGAATCTGAAGGACCTGAACGTTCACTGGGCCGAGCACTATCAGCGCCGGATAGACCGGGCGCATCGTCGCTTCCTGTCGGCCATCAAGACGCTCGCGACCGTGCGCAAGCTGGCTCTCCCGGTCCTGCAGGTCAACATCGGCGACAAGCAGGTGAACATCGCGGGCGCGAACACACCGCAGGCCAGCGGGACTGCTCCGCGAGTGGTCGGGGGCGAGGAGGCCGCAACCGAGGCGAAGGAGACAGCGCGAGAGGCGCAGAAGGGCCTCCCAGCAGGAGAGTGAAGACCGAAACCAATACCAGGGTCAGCACTTCCGTTATACGATATTGGCCGTTTTCGTATAATATGCTATGCTCCTCCTTGTCAACGAGACCAGGAGGAACCCGTAATGGCCCGGCCGCGAGGAACCAAAGTGAGCAAGGAACAGCAGGCACGGCTTGCTACTGGAGCGGGCAAGCTCATCGGATACATCCGCGTGAGCACGGCCCAGCAGGGCGCGAACGGGCACTCCCTCGACGGCCAGCGGACCCGCCTGCACGAGACCGCCGCCCGCGAGGGCTTCGACCTCACTGACGTAGTGGCCGAGGTGGAGAGCGGCGCGAAGGAGCGCAATGGTCTGGCCGGGGTGCAGGCCCGCGTCCTGGCCGGCGAGGCGCAGGGGATCATCTTCCCCAAGGTGGATCGCCTCGGGCGCAGTATGGTTCACCTGCTGAAGGTCGTGGACTGGGCCGTCAAGAACCGCATAGACCTGCTGAGTGCCGACGAGGGCTGGCAGGTTCGCGACGGCAAGAAGATTGACAAGATGCTCCCCTTCCGCCTGGCGATGGCGGAAGTCGAGCTTGAGCGCATCCGCGAGCGGACCCGCGACGGCCTGAAGGCAGCGAAGCAGAAGGGCGTCCGCTTGGGGCGACCGGCCGAGAACGTGGGCGACTTGGCGAAGCGAGCGACGGAACTGCGGCGGCAGGGCAATACCTGGCAGGAGATCGCCGACCTCTTCAACGCCGAGGGCCTGCGGACGGCGCGTGGGGCGGAGTTCAAGACCACGACCATTGCCCGGATGATTGAGCGCACGGACCCGACCGCGAACCCCGAAGGGGGCTACCGGGGAAACGCACTCGCCGCCGCCGCGATGTGAAGCGGCGGCCGCATGGCGAGGCCAACTGACGGCGTCGAGCCGTGACAGTCAGACTGGGTAGGAGGGGAATGCCGATGACCACTGTCTTCCTGTCCTATGCCCGCGGTGACGATGAGCCGTTCGCGCGGCGGCTGCATGACGACCTGGAGGCGGCCGGCCTCGATGTCTGGTTCGACCGCCTCGACATGCCCAGCCGTGCCCTCACGTTCCTGCAGGAGATCCGCGACGCGATCTCGGCGCGGGACCGACTCGTGCTCGTGTTCGGTCCCAGCGCCCTGACCTCCGAATACGTAGAAGCCGAGTGGCGGTGGGCCTTCGACTTCGGCAAACCAGTCAACCCCGTCCTGCGCCTGAGCGACTATGCCGATCTCCCCGACGAGTTGAGGCTCATCGACGCCCCCGACTTCCGCGATGACGCCCACTACCAGGAGCGCCTGGAGACGCTCGTGCGCCAGCTCTCCGAGCCCGTGCCGCCGATGGGCAAGCTGGTCGGTGTGCCGTCGCTGCCGCAGCACCTGCTGAAGCGGCCGGACCGGCTGCGGGCGCTCAAGGACGCTGTGCTGGCCGATGTGCGCCGCACCGCCGTCGTCACCGGCGAGCCGGCGCGGGTCGGCGTGCATGGCATGGGCGGCATCGGCAAGTCGGTGCTGGCGACGATGCTGGCGCGCGATACCGAGGTGCGCTGGGCTTTCCCCGATGGCGTCATCTGGGTGCCTATCGGCCAGTCGCCCAACGTGGCGGAGTTGCAGCGGCTCATCGCCAAGGCTCTGGGCGATCCGGGCATCTTCGACAACGCGGGTGAGGGCAAGGCGAAGCTGCAGAAGCTGCTGGCGGACCGGGCGGTGCTGCTGCTGCTCGACGATGTGTGGGATGCCAACCACCTCGACTTCTTCGACTGTCTGGGGCCGCGCTGCCGCATGGTCATCACCAGCCGGGATGCGAGCATCATCACGGCGATCGGCGGCACGGAGCACCAGGTGCAACTCCTGACGGAGGCCGAGGCGCGGGACCTGTTGGCCGAATGGGCCGGGCTCGACGTCGCCGCGCTGCCGGAGCAGGCCGTGGCGGTCATGGCGCATTGCGGGCAGCTGCCGCTGGCCCTGTCGCTGTGCGGGGCCATGGTACGCGACGGTGCGAGCTGGGACGACCTGCTGGAGGCGCTGGCTGAGGCCGACCTGGAGTACCTGGATCATCCCCACGGCAGCATCCTGCGCAGCATCAAGCTGAGTGTGGACCGGCTGCCCGAGGACGAGGCGGAGCGGTTCGCGGAGTTGCGGGTCTTCCCGCCGGATGAGACCGTGCCGGAGGCGGCGGTGCTGATGCTGTGGGCGCACACGGGCGGGCTGTCGCAGCGCCATGCGCGGAAGCTGCTGACGACGCTGGAGCAGCGTGCGCTGGTGCGGCTGGATGGCGTGGCGCCGAATCGACGCGTGTCGCTGCACGACCTGGTGTACGACTACATGGCACAGATGGTGGCGGACGAGGCGGCGCTGCATGGGGACCTAGTAGAGGCATACCGGGCGAAGTGTCCGGAGGGGTGGGCCTCGGGGCCGAATGACGGGTACTTCTTCGAGCACCTGCGGGAGCACCTGAAGGCGGCGGGGCGGG contains the following coding sequences:
- a CDS encoding winged helix-turn-helix domain-containing protein, whose translation is MSQDSLSLILHNLDAASSGRFLSDEVAAWPEAHLDSLTQAGILVPGPMAESVTCDGCEKGCQEDVEVVDRANGSPEAYVVCHERGWGRIRADLRRLATWVVSGQGLARWLASQIDASPGLEECIAGRLWWLGRLSSCENREAFLAVGSARSDAQSLFPSCLRLQEAQAPLVFVPAIAPSPFPFGRQPRVILLLGAVRSGDGRFILDDLQLTVSRAGADKPDAILLIDGPDVTFYGQPVKLEPRDRELLRVLALNVGQWLSDPYLRKKAWAAYQCKDEGAVKGSIYRARNALERAAESATIMLPMPARALFRNEPRALGRPRKYMLALDESQVRASKL
- a CDS encoding MerR family transcriptional regulator; amino-acid sequence: METQLKAIGEVCRLLGVCRSTLWDWERRGIVTPYRDYRGHRFYDDQQIDALRQRLQPQRAEA
- a CDS encoding phage/plasmid primase, P4 family, translating into MTMAVTAVGSTDALAVLLTSIPEALKQRRAWVCWRYETRGGKQTKVPYIAQPGPLRKARSNTPDTWRPFTEAVRQAPRFDGIGVMLSDDLAGADLDNSLDDGGKLKPWAEEIVRELDSYTETSPSGKGVKVFFFGEVPPGGNRKKLLDGELESYSRGRFFTVTGNHFAGTPPTVEERQAQLEALHRRVFGSKSTRQAAAPASGIADVSDEELLAKARQARNGDEFARLWDGGYPDDDSAGDLALCCHLAFWTGGDPLRIDRLVRQSGRMRDKWEREDYRERTIAKARESTTQFYTPRGGISGGSQQARTSTGSERDLLRFHATDAGNGELFASLFGDRLRFDWKRERWLKWGTHLWEDAAGDELIRFAKEAARARYEAASAADSDAQRKWAFGSESKSRIEAALHLARSEPPIADAGEAWDRQPMLLGCPNGVIELGTGAFRRGSREDYLTQSVSVPYTGGAECPRWRQFVREVFDDDGDLVRFVWRAVGYSLTGSTKEQCFFLLHGKGANGKSVFLSILRYVLGDYAHNASFQLFDYASRNDHTQSLALLELRRFVTASEAAENARLNEDRLKALAGSDPITARLMRENDRTFENMAKVWLGVNHRPRVLDETDGFWRKARLIPFNRQFLGDDADRNLSDKLKAEAAGILRWAVQGATEWAREGLTPPATVLAASTAWREEADPLGEFLASCCAVEPTCQASAGDLYREYSEWCDELRANERERLSSTAFGRRMADRFSKQRVTKAGRKMTVYSGVGLQAPPQTDTVDTVGG
- a CDS encoding recombinase family protein; amino-acid sequence: MARPRGTKVSKEQQARLATGAGKLIGYIRVSTAQQGANGHSLDGQRTRLHETAAREGFDLTDVVAEVESGAKERNGLAGVQARVLAGEAQGIIFPKVDRLGRSMVHLLKVVDWAVKNRIDLLSADEGWQVRDGKKIDKMLPFRLAMAEVELERIRERTRDGLKAAKQKGVRLGRPAENVGDLAKRATELRRQGNTWQEIADLFNAEGLRTARGAEFKTTTIARMIERTDPTANPEGGYRGNALAAAAM